ATGAGGGCTCCCCGCGCGGCCGCGGCCACCCCGCTCGGGACCGGGGCAGCCCCTGCGCGGGGCGGGTGCCAGGCAGTGGACATATCGACAGCCCCTCAGGGCGTCCGGGCCAACGCCCTTCCTTCACCCCCTGACAGGGGCGCCGCCGGGGTGTGACAGCGGCGGCAGCCGCTTTCGCCGTGACCGCGGTCACCCGACGCGAGCGGCCACCAGCCACGTCGACGGCAGCTCGATGCGGGTGCCGTCTGAGGCGAACTCGGCTGTGACGAGCGGGAGTTCGCCCGAAGCCAGCACGGTGAGGCCGGCGGCGCCCAGATACGCCGGCATCGCCTCGTCGGCCACTTCACCGGGGGCGATGCCGTGCCGGAAGACAGGCGCGAGTTTCGGCGGCGGACCGGCCGGGTCCTGTGCCAGCGCACCGAGGACGGGACGGGCGGCCTCCGACAGTTCGACGAGGAAGGCCCGGCCGCGCTCCCCCACCAGTGCCGCGATCCCATCTACCAGCGGCTGCCGGTCGTCGGGCTCGCACTGGTGCAGGACGCCCCTCATATAGACGTTGGCGTCGCCGAGTTCGGCGTGCAGCGTCTCGGCCGCGCCCTTCTCGGCCGCGTCCAGCAGCCGGTACGTCGCCTGTCCGGCCAGGTCCGCGCGGCGCGCGTGGTCGAGGGCCGCGGCGGACAGGTCGGCGCCGACGACATGCGGGAAACGGTCGGCGAAGTACCGGGTCTGGGTGCCGTTTCCGCAGCCGAGGTCCACCAACGCCAGGCCGGGGTCGGTCAGATGGCGTTCGAAGAGAGCCAGGTGGAGGGCGGCGGTGACCTTCGGTTCCGCGTCCCAGAACACACCGCCCGGGCCGTCCGGCGCCTCGCGCCAGAAGCCCTCCCACGCCTCCCGGTACCGACTCGTCACGCTCATGCACAACCCCCCAGGTGCAATGCCGATCCGCCGTGAGTGACGGGCGAGTACGGTCTATCGTTCCCCGGTCGGCGCGACAAGCACGGTACGCATACCTTCACGCCGCGTTCGAGACCGTACGCCGTTCCGTTCCGCCCGGGTCCGGCCGCGCTCAGCGGCGCGGCAGCGTCAGTTCGAACCACACGGACTTGCCCGCGCCCGTACGGCTTGCGCCCCACTCCCGGGCCAGTGTGCTCACCACGCGCAGCCCCCGCCCGGACTCGTCGCCGGGTCCGGCGCTCAGCAGGGTCGGCAGGTCGTGATCGTCGTCCTCGACCTCGCACAGCAGCGTGTCGCCCCGTACGAGGCGCAGGGCCACGGGGCTCCGGCGGGAGTGCCGTACGGCGTTGGTGACGAGTTCGCTCACCATGAGCTCGGCGGCCTCGACGAGTTTCGGCAGGCCCCAGTCGTGGAGCTGTTCGCGGACCACGGCGCGGGCCCGGCCGACCTCCGACGGGCCGAGCGGGAACCGCCATTCGGCGACGTCCTGCGGTGCGATGCCGTTGAGGCGGGCCAGGAGCAGGGCCACGTCGTCCTTGCGGCCGCCACGGGTGTTGAGCGCGCGGATGATGGTGTCGCAGGCCGCGTCCATGGAGGCCGCCGGGTGGGCTGCGGACTCGCAGAGGGTCGCGAGCCCCACGCCGATGTCCTCGCCGCGCACCTCCACCAGACCGTCGGTGCACATCACCAGCCGGTCGCCCGGCTCCACGCGCACGCGTACCGCCTCGAAGGGCACGCCGCCGACG
This Streptomyces sp. NBC_00377 DNA region includes the following protein-coding sequences:
- a CDS encoding class I SAM-dependent methyltransferase; translated protein: MSVTSRYREAWEGFWREAPDGPGGVFWDAEPKVTAALHLALFERHLTDPGLALVDLGCGNGTQTRYFADRFPHVVGADLSAAALDHARRADLAGQATYRLLDAAEKGAAETLHAELGDANVYMRGVLHQCEPDDRQPLVDGIAALVGERGRAFLVELSEAARPVLGALAQDPAGPPPKLAPVFRHGIAPGEVADEAMPAYLGAAGLTVLASGELPLVTAEFASDGTRIELPSTWLVAARVG